The following DNA comes from Nycticebus coucang isolate mNycCou1 chromosome 19, mNycCou1.pri, whole genome shotgun sequence.
tGGATACACGATCTCTTTTCTGGTCCCCAGAGATCTTGAGAAGGAAGGCGGTAATACATGTTAgccaaaaaagaatttaaaaagcataCTCTGTTGCCATGGCTACTGTAAGGCCACTCCTCTCCCTGGTCCCATGCATTTTTATCCACAAGCCCAGGTGGGGGTTTCTGACCACAGAAGGAAGTATCATGGTGGGAAGATTTTGCCAGGGCTGCCTTCTCTGGACATGACCTTAGGGAGCAGATATACTAGAATAAGTCAGAAGCATCCTTAGAAATAATTTTGCCGAACCCTCATACTGTGCAGATGAAAACCCCCTACTCCCTAGTGTGTTCATGGTTCTCTAAAAGGAGGTTTTTATGATTTTCAGCATTGGTCTCTGTGTTGAAGCCTTGCACCACAGTTTTTGCAGAAGAGTGTATCACAGCCCAGTCGTTGGCTCCTACCAACCAAATAGCTTATTTGTGTGGTCACTGTTAAGCAGAAGagactttttatgttttttaggtTATTGGTCTGCAGGATAGGGTTCTTTGCAGACCAGAAAACCAAATTCTTTAACCTGTGTAGAGATAGATAAAAACACCTGGATTTCACAAGTGCAGGGTCTGTGTCACCCAGGTGAAGTGCGAggagtgcaatcatagctcactacaacctcaacttcctgggctcaagtaatcctactacctcagcttccagagtagctgggactacaggtgtgggcaAGCCATCGTGCCCaggtaatatttaattttttaaagtttttgtggaGACGAGATCGCACAATCTCGGGCtgaggtcttgaactcctagcctctcgtgatcctcctgtctctgccttctaaagtgctgggattgcaggcgagagccattgcacccagcctcaaATGCCATCTTCAAAGGCAAACAGGGCTGTCCTCACAcaagtacagaaagaaaaaagcagccaCTTTATCCTCTCATCCCAGTAACTGTTGTATATGTGTACTTCTGTAGCTTTACTTATACAATTATAAACATCTTTATGTCTGTTCAAACCTAGAGAAAAATGTAGAAGCCTACCTGTCCAGCAGGAAATGGGGGACCCAGGACATGTGAACTTAGtggctttttctgtttctgtgttgCCATCAGCATCTGTACAAATGTGGATGTGGGCTGTGTTTGTGAGGAGAAATCCCTGAGTGTTTCTCTAACCCCTCCTTCCACTTCCCAGTGCACAGCCCCTTCAGGCTCTAGTGCTCCAACCCTTACCTGTTCAGAGCTGTTCATGGCCAGCTATGCACTGTTCTGCTCCCGACCTGAAAATGGGTGCATGCACAGGACACAGAACAAGAGagcaaagtttattttttaaaatcaatacttGAAAACCTTCTTGGTTTGGGTTTTGGGAAACAGCAAGATCCTGCCTCATCCTTGTTTGTCCTTTTTCTTGTAGATCTGGCGTGCTTTTGATCAGAGTTCCTCTGATCTGAAGATTTTGACGTTTGAGGCATTAAGATAATAGCCTGTGTTGTTCATGGTAACTATAACTTTGGATATTAAATCTTGAAATGATTTGACATttgcttttacatatttttatacacagacacacacatatatataaattctcTTTGTGCATTAATACTTCTATTTCTCTGGGGAAATTGTGTGTTTTCCTCAGGATTATACTTTGTTgaacaaaactaaatattttttaaaagaaaacatgctgagggcagcgcctatggctcaaggagtagggcgctggtcccatatgccggaggtggcgggttcaaacccagccccggccaaaaaccacaaaaaaaaaaaaaaaaaaaaaaagaaaacatgctgaACACaatattttaactcattttttaaaaaaggtgacAGGGATCTTTCATGCCAGTTCtaactttcttttgtttatagAATACTTGCAGCATTTATCAAATATATCCAATGTTAAGGACACTTTGATCTGGATGCCAGTAGCTTTGGTATCTGGGGGAACTAAGCCACTCATCACTGTCTTCCCAAATGACATCTGATTCACTTAGTGTCAGATTAAACCTTGACCTTCATTCAGAAGTGGCCTGAAACTgctatggaaaaattaaaaaacaacactgAATGGATTATTGGGGCAATGATATCTCTCACTAGTTGCAGTAGTGATCTGTCTCGTTTATCAAGGAAGTATAACACTGAGCTCAGTATTTTACTGAGTTAAGAAAAGATGTAACATACAGGTTAGCGGGTCCTTGCCTTGAACCAATTTTTCAAACCTTGAATCTGGGTTATTTGTCATTATTCCCTCTGGTTGGGAAGAAGCGTGGGTTTTGGGGGCTAGATTGTCTGCGTTTGACTGTCAGCTTTCCACTAAGTAGCTACAGAATATTGGGCAGGTTTCTATCCTTGCCTACAAAATAGGGACGGTGATACATACCTCATAAGGTTATTTGAACATCAAGTTTATAAGACATGTAAAGCATGTATTATCTGCTCAGTGaaagttgttattattataattaggCAAATACTTAGTAaactgaaaagaaatagaagtaacAGTGTGGAATTCCCTAAGTTGAGCTCAGTCCTTTCTACTCGTATTTATAGGTCTACTCTTACATTGACTTACTGAAATTGTTAGGTTCCAAAAAttgatcagaaaaatgaaaatctggcTTTGTTCTCTATATAGGAAAGTAATTactaaactttctttctttaaaaaattttttgtaggaGTTTTTCATCAGTATGTCTGAAACCATTAAATATAATGACGATGATCATAAAACTCTGTTTCTGAAAACACTAAATGAACAACGCCTAGAAGGAGAATTTTGTGATATTGCTATTGTGGTTGAAGATGTGAAATTCAGAGCACACAGATGTGTTCTTGCCGCCTGCAGCACCTACTTTAAAAAGCTTTTCAAGAAGCTTGAAGTTGATAGTTCTTCAGTAATAGAAATAGATTTTCTTCGTTCTGATATATTTGAAGAGGTCCTGAACTACATGTACACAGCAAAGATTTCCGTGAAAAAAGAAGATGTTAACTTAATGATGTCATCGGGTCAGATTCTTGGGATCCGGTTTTTGGATAAACTCTGTTCTCAGAAGCGGGATGTATCTAGTCCGGATGAAAATAATGGGCAGTCAAAAAGTAAGTATTGCCTCAAAATAAATCGTCCCATCGGAGATGCTGCTGACACTCAGGATGACGATGTGGAAGAAATTGGGGATCAAGATGACAGTCCTTCTGATGACACCGTAGAAGGCACACCCCCAAGTCAGGAGGACGGCAAGTCGCCCACAACAACACTCAGGGTTCAGGAAGCGATTTTGAAAGAGCTGGGGAGTGAGGAAGTTCGGAAAGTCAATTGCTACGGCCAGGAAGTAGAATCCATGGAGACCCCAGAATCAAAAGATTTGGGGTCACAGACCCCTCAAGCCTTAACATTTAACGATGGGATGAGCGAAGTGAAAGATGAACAGACACCAGGCTGGACAACAGCCGCCAGTGACATGAAGTTTGAGTATTTGCTTTACGGCCACCACCGGGAGCAGATCGCCTGCCAGGCATGTGGTAAGACATTTTCCGATGAAGGCCGATTGAGGAAGCACGAAAAACTCCACACTGCGGACAGGCCGTTTGTCTGTGAGATGTGTACAAAAGGTTTCACCACACAAGCCCACCTGAAAGAACACCTCAAAATCCACACGGGATATAAGCCCTACAGTTGTGAGGTGTGTGGAAAATCATTTATTCGTGCCCCAGACTTAAAGAAGCACGAGCGAGTTCACAGTAACGAGAGACCGTTTGCGTGCCACATGTGTGACAAAGCCTTCAAACACAAGTCCCATCTCAAGGACCACGAAAGAAGGCACAGAGGGGAAAAGCCTTTTGTGTGTGGCTCCTGCACCAAGGCCTTTGCCAAGGCGTCGGATCTGAAAAGGCACGAGAACAACATGCACAGTGAAAGGAAGCAAGTCACGCCCAGCGCCATCCAGAGCGAGACGGAGCAGCTGCAGGCCGCGGCCATGGCCGCCGAAGCCGAGCAGCAGCTGGAAACGATAGCCTGTAGCTAGAGGTGAGGGACCGGACGCTCTGCCTGGGAGCAGATGGAGCTCGCAGTGGATCATAATGAATGAACGCAGTTACTATATTTTTGTGGAGATGTATGGAACTCACTGGACTGAAGACAGTGCTTGCTGcggtatttttaaaacttttccaggAAATGATATTCCTGAGTTCTGACCAAACAGTCCCGCTGTCCTATCTGGTGTCTAGTATTCATGTTACCAGGCCCACTCCCCCactttattatgattttaatttgagAACTGTGTTGGAAGTGAGAGACATCTATTCCATTTTACGTTCCTCTTACACTCACTGGTGAGTGCCCTGCACAGAGTGATAAGTAAATTAATTTCCTAATCATCACAATTCTATGTGACTTATGGTCAAAACAGCAGTTTTAATAACTTAAAGTGCTTCAGACGCTGACAATATCAGTGGGTGGTTGACCAGGAACACCGGGCAaagatgaaaagttctggaaatgcaGAATGGTAGTAGATTTAAATTTGGTTTGTTAATTTTATATggctgttttttcacttttttttttttgtgtgtgtgtgtgtgtgtggacaaaTAATGGTTGCTTTGCTGAAGGGTTTCTTCATCAGTTTTGATGGCCTTGTACCTACCCCAGAAGCTGTAGTCATACATCCTGAAGGCTCAGCAAACCCACCAGAAGGCTGGTGGTCTCGAGGCTGAGTTCTTAGGTTGTTTAGGCATGGCTGCTCTGCACCAGCTGGGATTTGTGGAGCGAACCAGTGGTGAGAGGAGTAGAAAAGACCAGGTTTTACATCTGCAACTATTCCAAGATTGGTAGATTGAAGTCATTCTTAATTGCTTTTGGAATTGGATTTTTGTTTAGGATCAAAATTAGGACAAGAACAGGTAATGTTTCTTCAGATCCATTTGTGTAACG
Coding sequences within:
- the ZBTB14 gene encoding zinc finger and BTB domain-containing protein 14, whose product is MEFFISMSETIKYNDDDHKTLFLKTLNEQRLEGEFCDIAIVVEDVKFRAHRCVLAACSTYFKKLFKKLEVDSSSVIEIDFLRSDIFEEVLNYMYTAKISVKKEDVNLMMSSGQILGIRFLDKLCSQKRDVSSPDENNGQSKSKYCLKINRPIGDAADTQDDDVEEIGDQDDSPSDDTVEGTPPSQEDGKSPTTTLRVQEAILKELGSEEVRKVNCYGQEVESMETPESKDLGSQTPQALTFNDGMSEVKDEQTPGWTTAASDMKFEYLLYGHHREQIACQACGKTFSDEGRLRKHEKLHTADRPFVCEMCTKGFTTQAHLKEHLKIHTGYKPYSCEVCGKSFIRAPDLKKHERVHSNERPFACHMCDKAFKHKSHLKDHERRHRGEKPFVCGSCTKAFAKASDLKRHENNMHSERKQVTPSAIQSETEQLQAAAMAAEAEQQLETIACS